One genomic window of SAR324 cluster bacterium includes the following:
- a CDS encoding sigma-54 dependent transcriptional regulator has translation MNCNVLVVDDERSIRWVLEKTISRASATPHIASNLQEALEILESQSIDMAFVDIHLQQENGLAFTEEILKRFPALLITVMTGQNTMFNTVEAMKKGAFEYITKPFDIQEVEEILERGQHLIRSHRDDRKSQLQLTHREELELLIGRSREMRDIFKLIGRVAATHLTVLILGESGTGKELIARSIHSHSDRSEAPFVAMNCAAIPGELLESELFGHEKGAFTGAVDRKRGKLELVGRGTLFLDEIGDMPIKLQAKLLRVLQERQFERVGGSELIPATMRVIAATHRQLNKMIAEQEFRADLFYRLSVFPINVPSLREHREDIPLLVEHFLKKGRQELAVGRKCITEETMEILQKYSWPGNIRELENVVKSLMITNVSEIINKDALPHNLLRQAPLPEYEETLEELAYKKLHIVIPEFVHQQREDLMDVVLHQIERPLLQLLLEETRWNQQRAARILGINRNTLRKKIEILQVRRLSSSNSQ, from the coding sequence ATGAATTGCAATGTACTGGTTGTTGATGACGAGCGAAGTATTCGTTGGGTCCTAGAAAAAACCATCTCTCGAGCCAGTGCAACGCCTCACATTGCTTCCAATCTCCAAGAAGCACTGGAAATTCTAGAAAGCCAATCCATAGACATGGCATTTGTTGATATTCACCTGCAACAGGAGAATGGGCTGGCTTTCACTGAAGAGATTTTGAAGCGATTCCCTGCCTTGTTGATTACGGTGATGACCGGTCAGAACACAATGTTCAACACGGTAGAGGCCATGAAGAAAGGGGCTTTTGAGTACATCACGAAGCCATTTGACATCCAAGAGGTAGAGGAAATCCTCGAAAGAGGCCAACATCTTATTAGAAGTCACAGAGACGACCGCAAAAGCCAACTTCAACTTACCCACCGCGAAGAACTAGAATTACTGATCGGAAGAAGCCGTGAAATGCGTGACATCTTCAAGTTGATTGGTAGAGTAGCTGCAACCCATCTGACCGTACTAATTCTAGGAGAGAGTGGGACAGGCAAAGAATTGATTGCACGTTCCATTCATTCACATTCCGACCGTTCAGAAGCACCATTCGTTGCGATGAATTGTGCAGCAATCCCAGGGGAATTACTAGAATCCGAGTTATTTGGTCATGAAAAGGGGGCTTTCACTGGGGCTGTTGATCGCAAACGTGGAAAATTGGAGCTTGTAGGCCGAGGAACTCTTTTTCTTGATGAAATTGGAGACATGCCAATAAAGCTGCAGGCAAAGCTGTTAAGAGTTCTACAAGAGCGACAGTTTGAGCGGGTGGGAGGTAGTGAGTTGATCCCCGCTACCATGCGAGTGATTGCGGCTACACACCGGCAATTAAACAAGATGATTGCGGAACAGGAATTCCGTGCGGATCTTTTCTACCGGTTAAGCGTGTTCCCCATTAATGTGCCCTCGCTCAGAGAACATCGTGAGGACATCCCGCTGCTGGTAGAACATTTCCTGAAAAAAGGCCGTCAAGAATTAGCAGTAGGACGAAAGTGTATTACAGAGGAGACGATGGAGATTCTTCAAAAATATTCTTGGCCAGGAAATATCAGAGAATTAGAAAATGTAGTCAAAAGTTTAATGATTACCAACGTGAGTGAAATCATTAACAAAGATGCACTTCCACATAATCTGCTAAGACAAGCCCCACTCCCAGAATATGAAGAGACACTGGAAGAATTGGCCTACAAAAAACTTCATATTGTGATTCCTGAATTTGTTCATCAGCAAAGAGAGGATTTGATGGACGTCGTTCTTCACCAGATAGAAAGACCCTTATTGCAATTGTTGTTGGAAGAAACTCGGTGGAACCAACAGAGGGCTGCTCGTATTCTGGGGATCAACAGAAATACTCTTCGCAAAAAAATTGAGATTTTACAGGTAAGAAGACTCAGTTCCTCAAATAGCCAATAG
- a CDS encoding phosphoribosyl-ATP diphosphatase, with product MKMLNRVLQTIHQRIASGETDSSYVASLVQKGEDKILKKIGEEATELVLAAKGQDRAALVHELTDLWFHCLVLMAEKEISLEDIDNELKSRFGQSGIEEKASRNKP from the coding sequence ATGAAAATGCTCAATCGAGTTTTACAAACCATCCATCAGAGAATTGCATCAGGTGAAACTGACTCTTCTTATGTAGCATCCCTTGTTCAAAAAGGAGAAGATAAGATTCTGAAGAAAATTGGTGAAGAAGCCACAGAATTAGTTTTGGCTGCTAAAGGTCAAGATCGTGCTGCCTTGGTGCATGAATTGACTGACCTCTGGTTTCATTGCCTTGTCTTGATGGCCGAAAAAGAAATATCCTTAGAAGATATTGATAATGAACTAAAGAGCCGTTTCGGCCAATCAGGAATTGAAGAGAAAGCTTCTCGCAACAAACCCTGA